One window of Atribacter laminatus genomic DNA carries:
- a CDS encoding IS4 family transposase, with protein sequence MTILPENVENERTLLPMFSSFMKEFKLNQLFRKCHIYKEKGIPVKEVFQMIFLLAFTGKSFSGFLHSRNNPFQGKKDTIYRFLQQTRCNWRKFLFLLSAKVVNEALLPFTTPKRYTWVVDDSPYERPRSTSVEGLSRFFDHSRGLFSRGFRMLTLGLTDGATFIPFSFSLLSSHHHKNQLYPMDPSIDRRSLRARIRKESQEKAPEVLLKLLDGALKCCPLVHTILFDSWFSFPTLIRKCSTRGLSVVCMLKNTPKIYYSFGGKVLSLSSLFNRIQKRPQGPILGSCVINLNLTDNPLYARIVLVRSEKQKNQWLALLSTDLSLSEDEIVTLYGKRWDIEVFFKMVKSVLKLTREFQVRSYDALVSHTSIVFIRYIMLAVIARRNTDPRTFGELFYACCDEIQDITLMEALTLLLELLKTTIKQILVLSEEKVKELVAYFVNSLSAWLKGKVLLLNCES encoded by the coding sequence ATGACTATACTACCAGAAAATGTGGAAAATGAAAGGACCTTGTTACCCATGTTTTCCTCCTTTATGAAGGAGTTCAAATTGAACCAACTGTTTCGGAAATGTCATATTTACAAAGAGAAGGGGATCCCAGTCAAAGAAGTCTTTCAGATGATCTTTCTCCTTGCCTTCACCGGGAAAAGCTTCTCGGGTTTTCTCCATTCCAGGAATAATCCCTTTCAGGGAAAGAAAGATACCATCTACCGTTTCCTCCAGCAGACTCGCTGTAATTGGCGGAAATTCTTATTTCTACTGAGTGCCAAAGTGGTGAATGAAGCCCTACTTCCCTTTACAACACCGAAACGGTATACCTGGGTGGTAGATGATTCTCCTTATGAGCGACCCCGCAGCACAAGCGTCGAAGGTCTTTCTCGATTCTTTGACCACTCAAGAGGGCTTTTCAGCCGGGGTTTCCGGATGCTCACCCTCGGGCTCACTGATGGAGCCACCTTCATCCCCTTTTCCTTTTCGCTCTTAAGTTCCCATCACCACAAAAACCAACTCTATCCAATGGATCCTTCTATTGATCGACGGAGCCTCAGGGCTCGAATTCGCAAAGAATCCCAGGAAAAGGCTCCAGAAGTGCTTTTGAAACTCTTAGATGGAGCACTCAAATGCTGTCCCTTGGTTCATACCATCCTTTTTGATAGTTGGTTTAGCTTCCCAACCCTCATCCGGAAATGCTCAACCCGGGGACTTTCTGTGGTGTGTATGCTCAAAAACACCCCAAAGATTTACTACTCTTTTGGTGGAAAAGTTCTTTCTCTTTCCTCTCTTTTCAACCGGATTCAGAAAAGACCACAGGGTCCGATCCTTGGATCTTGTGTGATTAATCTCAATTTGACTGATAACCCCCTGTATGCCCGCATCGTCTTGGTCCGAAGTGAAAAACAAAAAAACCAGTGGCTGGCACTTCTTTCAACCGATCTGTCTCTTTCTGAAGACGAGATCGTCACCCTCTATGGGAAACGCTGGGATATCGAGGTTTTCTTCAAGATGGTGAAATCGGTCTTGAAACTCACTCGAGAATTTCAGGTTCGATCCTATGATGCTCTGGTATCCCATACCAGTATCGTCTTTATCCGCTATATCATGCTCGCGGTTATTGCCCGGAGAAACACCGATCCCCGAACCTTTGGTGAGCTTTTCTATGCCTGCTGCGATGAGATTCAGGATATCACTCTTATGGAAGCACTCACTCTTCTTCTTGAGCTCCTGAAGACGACCATCAAACAGATTCTTGTCCTTTCAGAAGAAAAAGTCAAAGAGCTAGTTGCTTATTTTGTGAATAGTCTTTCAGCGTGGTTGAAAGGAAAAGTACTATTATTGAACTGCGAAAGTTGA
- a CDS encoding nucleotidyltransferase domain-containing protein, with translation MRVRHLYLYGSYAKGTHSPESDIDVAVVADNFSGDPIEDTMLLMKLRRKIEHENLIWHHICHPEQCFPA, from the coding sequence ATAAGGGTACGACATCTTTATCTCTATGGCTCTTATGCAAAAGGGACTCATTCGCCTGAAAGCGATATCGACGTTGCCGTCGTTGCTGATAATTTTAGTGGAGACCCTATTGAAGATACCATGTTACTCATGAAATTGAGGCGGAAAATTGAACATGAGAATCTTATCTGGCACCACATATGTCATCCTGAGCAGTGCTTTCCTGCGTGA
- a CDS encoding HNH endonuclease, with the protein MAFTESVKNEAKRKASFRCVICQKSFVEVHHIIPESEGGSNDLENAAPLCASCHDLYGGNPEKRKQIREMRDHWFDLMEKRYNGEINVLNPIEDDPNNYNRLKNKGIAVYHVVYDHEDFKTSANILVKLLQNTQKQFPNYERYLYLDIEGHRNKNGGFDHDMYELQKDFALGLLTQFFTEIHMPLVGVKNPKLQRNDMPQELVIFNNEKELISKLKKESRDKHFEIYPSE; encoded by the coding sequence ATGGCATTTACTGAGAGTGTTAAGAATGAAGCGAAGCGCAAGGCGAGTTTTAGATGTGTAATATGCCAAAAGTCTTTTGTTGAAGTTCATCATATTATTCCTGAATCAGAAGGGGGAAGTAACGATTTAGAAAATGCTGCTCCACTATGTGCTTCTTGCCATGATTTGTACGGAGGAAATCCAGAAAAGCGAAAACAAATAAGAGAAATGAGGGATCATTGGTTTGATTTAATGGAAAAAAGATACAATGGGGAGATCAACGTACTCAATCCTATAGAAGATGATCCTAATAACTATAATAGGCTTAAAAATAAAGGAATAGCAGTTTATCATGTAGTATATGACCATGAAGACTTTAAAACTTCTGCTAATATTTTGGTTAAATTATTACAAAATACTCAAAAACAGTTTCCTAATTATGAACGATACCTCTATTTAGATATTGAAGGCCATAGAAACAAAAATGGTGGATTTGACCATGATATGTATGAACTTCAAAAAGATTTTGCCTTGGGACTTTTAACGCAGTTTTTTACGGAAATTCATATGCCGCTTGTAGGAGTTAAGAATCCTAAACTTCAAAGAAATGATATGCCGCAAGAATTAGTTATTTTTAATAATGAGAAGGAATTGATATCAAAACTCAAAAAAGAATCTCGAGATAAACATTTTGAGATATATCCTTCTGAATAA
- a CDS encoding TIGR02391 family protein, with protein MRIEKKLNEQHLKAVCDVIADTNRGLTKTELSRLLEQCHIQLEDDRKSYNGITYTMGLNKRDWLYNCFVNEINQSQTFEKIFLFIEKALNPASYINESSREKYNFLFEEINKVLLFVGLSVSKEGVLSEVIEAKTLDEVDRRVNNLRKHLYNRAIHHEVEKYCIKDLLRKDYYDTVFEAAKSLAERVRQITGLTLDGSALFQKAFAKNDPYIFFNSLKTESELNEFTGLKELLESIFHLVRNSAAHTPKINWKIDETKALDILTLISFCHKYLDECYKFPKQS; from the coding sequence ATGAGAATAGAGAAGAAACTAAATGAACAACATCTTAAGGCAGTGTGCGATGTTATTGCAGACACAAATCGTGGACTTACAAAAACTGAGTTATCAAGATTGTTGGAACAGTGTCATATTCAACTTGAAGATGATAGGAAGTCTTATAACGGCATTACCTATACAATGGGTTTAAATAAAAGAGACTGGCTATACAATTGCTTCGTAAATGAAATCAATCAGAGTCAAACGTTCGAAAAGATTTTTTTATTTATCGAGAAAGCATTAAATCCCGCCAGTTATATAAATGAATCCAGTAGAGAGAAGTATAATTTTCTTTTTGAAGAGATAAATAAGGTACTGTTATTTGTAGGATTGTCTGTATCTAAAGAGGGAGTACTTAGCGAAGTCATTGAAGCTAAAACTCTTGACGAAGTAGATAGGAGAGTAAACAACCTAAGAAAACATCTTTATAATAGGGCCATTCATCACGAGGTCGAGAAATATTGCATTAAAGATTTATTGAGAAAAGATTATTATGATACCGTATTTGAAGCAGCCAAGAGTTTAGCAGAAAGAGTTCGTCAAATTACTGGTTTAACTTTGGATGGTTCTGCACTGTTTCAAAAAGCTTTCGCCAAGAATGACCCTTATATTTTTTTTAATTCACTAAAGACTGAAAGTGAATTAAATGAATTTACAGGATTAAAAGAACTTTTAGAATCAATATTTCATTTGGTTAGAAATTCCGCAGCACATACTCCTAAGATAAATTGGAAAATTGATGAAACAAAAGCTTTAGATATATTAACGTTGATATCATTTTGCCATAAGTATTTAGATGAATGTTATAAATTTCCAAAACAAAGTTAA
- a CDS encoding DUF2188 domain-containing protein gives MSKKSDRIVYKNDNGKWVNKKASAKKATSIHDTQKDAEKAAKNNLKNQGGGELITKGKDGKIRSKDTIYPGNDPNPPKDTEH, from the coding sequence ATGTCTAAAAAATCCGATAGGATAGTTTACAAAAATGATAATGGGAAATGGGTAAACAAGAAAGCTTCGGCAAAAAAAGCAACAAGTATTCATGATACACAAAAAGATGCTGAAAAAGCAGCAAAAAATAATCTAAAGAATCAGGGAGGGGGAGAGTTAATCACAAAAGGGAAAGATGGAAAAATTAGAAGCAAAGATACTATTTATCCCGGCAACGACCCCAATCCTCCGAAAGATACTGAGCATTAA
- a CDS encoding type I restriction-modification enzyme R subunit C-terminal domain-containing protein produces the protein MKPEEKARQEIDILLEQAGWVVQDYYEVNLQASFGVAVREFSLIKGTADYLLFANGKPVAVVEAKPEGTTLSGVAEQSSKYIAAIKESLPYITNSPPFSYETTGTETFFRDLRDPEPCSRRVFAFHQPKTLLDWLLEKDTLRERLKKMPPLIKTGLRDCQIEAIENLEKSLADSRPRALIQMASGGGKTYTAVSTIYRLIKFAEARRILFLVDRSNLGRQTRNEFQQFITPDDGRKFIELYNIQHLTSNTIDLVSRVCITTIQRLYSMLKGESEFDPELEEQSNFELFPYEEAPKEVVYNPQIPIETFDFIITDECHRSIYNLWRQVLEYFDAFIIGLTATPSKQTLGFFDQNLVMEYSHERAVADGVNVGYDVYRIKTEITDKGSKVEAGYYIDKRDKQTREVRWQQLDEDLEYAPVQLDRDVVALDQIRTVIKSFKDNLFTEIFPGRREIPKTLIFAKDDSHAEDIVHIVRQEFGKGNDFCKKITYKTTGEKPEDLIASFRNSYNPRIAVTVDMIATGTDIKPLECLIFMRDVKAQGYFEQMKGRGTRTIQTTDFKAVTPDASNKTHFVIIDAVGVCERDKTDSRPLERKRNISFDKLLQLVSLGNRDEDILSTLAGRLSRLDRQVDERDRKEIETSSGGKPLKEIINNLLDAIDPDKKIEKAKAIFNTKSPTDKQIEKASEELAKQACTPFDNPSFRNTLIVIKQKNEQIIDTVSKDNVIYSGFDEKAKEKARTIVDTFKKFIEENKNELTAIQLIYQKPYNQRHLAYKEIKQLAESIKKPPYLLTPEAIWQAYEQLDKSKVRGAGPQKLLTNIISLIRFTIGQTDVLEPFNNLVDRNFKEWLGQQESINKRFTPEQLEWLIMIKNHIATSLTIGMEDFEFAPFIQKGGTAKVYQLFGQELNEILEELNERLAV, from the coding sequence ATGAAACCTGAAGAAAAAGCCAGGCAAGAGATCGACATTTTGCTGGAACAGGCGGGCTGGGTGGTTCAGGATTATTATGAGGTGAACCTCCAAGCCTCTTTTGGTGTTGCAGTTCGAGAGTTTTCTCTTATAAAAGGAACTGCTGATTATTTGCTTTTTGCAAATGGGAAGCCTGTCGCTGTTGTTGAGGCAAAACCTGAGGGAACAACATTAAGCGGTGTTGCTGAGCAGAGTAGTAAATATATTGCAGCCATTAAAGAAAGCCTCCCTTATATAACCAACTCTCCTCCTTTTTCTTACGAAACCACCGGTACAGAAACTTTTTTCCGAGATTTACGAGATCCTGAGCCTTGCAGTCGTAGAGTATTTGCTTTCCATCAACCTAAGACACTTTTGGACTGGCTTTTGGAAAAGGATACCTTAAGAGAAAGACTGAAAAAGATGCCACCCCTTATCAAAACCGGATTGAGAGACTGCCAAATTGAAGCGATTGAAAACTTGGAAAAATCTCTGGCTGATTCACGACCAAGAGCATTGATTCAAATGGCATCGGGTGGCGGAAAAACCTATACCGCTGTGAGTACCATTTATCGACTAATAAAATTCGCTGAAGCCAGAAGAATTCTTTTTTTGGTTGACCGCAGTAATTTAGGACGTCAAACCAGAAACGAATTTCAACAGTTTATAACCCCTGATGATGGGAGAAAGTTTATCGAGCTTTATAATATCCAGCATCTCACGTCAAATACCATAGATCTCGTTAGCCGTGTTTGTATCACCACCATTCAGAGGCTTTACTCAATGCTTAAAGGGGAATCAGAATTTGATCCCGAGCTTGAGGAACAGTCTAACTTTGAGTTATTTCCTTACGAAGAAGCGCCCAAAGAAGTGGTTTATAATCCCCAAATTCCAATTGAGACATTTGATTTTATCATTACCGATGAATGTCATCGATCCATTTACAATCTCTGGCGTCAGGTGCTTGAGTATTTCGATGCTTTTATCATCGGGTTGACGGCAACCCCTTCCAAGCAAACTCTGGGATTTTTTGACCAGAATTTAGTTATGGAATACAGCCACGAACGAGCAGTCGCTGATGGAGTGAATGTTGGATATGATGTATATCGCATTAAAACCGAGATTACCGATAAAGGAAGCAAGGTCGAGGCAGGTTATTATATTGATAAGCGAGATAAACAGACTCGCGAAGTAAGATGGCAACAATTAGATGAGGATTTGGAATATGCGCCTGTCCAATTGGATCGAGACGTCGTTGCCCTGGATCAAATAAGAACTGTTATCAAGTCTTTCAAAGATAATCTCTTCACCGAGATATTCCCCGGGAGAAGAGAAATCCCCAAAACTTTAATTTTTGCCAAAGACGATTCCCATGCCGAGGATATTGTCCATATTGTCAGGCAGGAGTTTGGCAAAGGAAATGACTTCTGTAAAAAGATAACTTATAAAACGACCGGGGAAAAACCTGAAGATTTAATTGCCAGTTTCCGAAACTCATATAATCCGCGTATCGCTGTTACTGTGGATATGATAGCTACCGGCACCGATATAAAACCATTGGAATGTCTTATCTTTATGAGAGATGTGAAGGCTCAGGGCTATTTTGAGCAGATGAAGGGGAGAGGAACCAGGACAATTCAAACAACCGATTTTAAAGCGGTTACTCCTGATGCTTCCAATAAAACCCATTTTGTAATCATCGATGCGGTGGGGGTTTGCGAAAGAGACAAAACTGATTCTCGACCATTGGAAAGGAAAAGGAACATTTCTTTTGATAAACTCCTTCAATTAGTTTCCCTTGGTAATAGAGATGAAGATATTCTCAGTACCTTAGCAGGAAGACTTTCCAGACTGGATAGGCAAGTTGATGAAAGGGATAGAAAAGAAATTGAGACTTCATCGGGTGGCAAGCCTCTCAAGGAGATCATCAACAACCTGCTTGATGCTATAGATCCGGACAAGAAAATTGAAAAAGCAAAGGCAATTTTCAATACTAAAAGCCCTACCGATAAACAAATCGAAAAAGCATCGGAAGAACTCGCTAAACAAGCCTGTACACCCTTTGATAACCCATCCTTCAGGAATACGCTTATTGTCATTAAACAGAAAAATGAGCAAATCATAGATACTGTCAGCAAAGACAATGTGATATATTCTGGTTTCGATGAAAAAGCCAAAGAAAAAGCACGGACTATTGTGGATACTTTTAAAAAATTTATCGAAGAGAATAAAAATGAGCTCACCGCAATCCAGCTTATCTACCAAAAACCTTATAATCAAAGGCATTTAGCCTATAAAGAAATCAAACAACTGGCAGAGTCTATCAAAAAACCACCATATTTATTAACACCAGAAGCTATCTGGCAAGCATACGAACAACTGGACAAGTCAAAGGTAAGAGGAGCAGGTCCACAAAAACTTTTAACCAATATTATTTCTTTAATCCGTTTTACGATTGGACAAACTGATGTTCTTGAACCCTTCAACAATCTGGTTGATCGAAATTTCAAAGAATGGTTGGGTCAACAAGAAAGTATAAATAAAAGATTTACACCAGAACAGTTGGAATGGTTAATCATGATTAAAAACCATATTGCAACATCACTTACCATAGGTATGGAAGATTTTGAATTTGCTCCATTTATTCAAAAGGGTGGAACAGCAAAAGTGTATCAGTTATTTGGACAAGAATTAAACGAGATTTTAGAAGAATTGAATGAAAGGCTTGCGGTATAA
- a CDS encoding restriction endonuclease subunit S, protein MEFNSDLPALPKGWVWATFEGIASNDKNAIVDGPFGSNLKVSDYIDDENGIPVLTTRNLEYGYDKQFVRYISRDKFLELKRSEVKGGDILVAKIGSCGKAAIYPENLQSAMIPANLLKMTVYPDINKLYVFYFLNSRFFKKELENITTATAQPAFNVTKFRKLHLPLPPLPEQYRIVNKIEELFTKLDAGVDALKKIKIQLKRYRQVVLKNAFEGKLTQQWREAHKEELEPASVLLEKIKEQRKKGSKEKFKELPPIDTSELPELPEGWVWTLLENCVEILDNQRVPVNSKDREKRKGDIPYYGATGQVGWIDDFIFDDELILLGEDGSPFLDPHKSKAYIIRGKSWVNNHAHVLKAIFGVTINAILCHYLNIFDFHNYVSGTTRLKLNQSQMRQIPIPLPPLLEQHQIVVEIESRLSVADHLDKVVEQSLKQAEKLHQSILKQAFEGKLVPQDPTDEPAEKLLERIKVEKEIMGLASQKSRRKK, encoded by the coding sequence ATGGAATTTAATTCAGATTTACCAGCACTCCCTAAAGGTTGGGTGTGGGCAACTTTTGAGGGAATAGCTTCGAATGATAAAAATGCTATCGTGGACGGACCTTTTGGATCGAATTTGAAAGTATCTGATTATATTGATGATGAAAATGGCATACCTGTTCTTACTACAAGAAACTTAGAATACGGTTATGATAAACAATTCGTTAGGTATATTTCGAGAGATAAATTTCTGGAACTAAAAAGAAGTGAAGTTAAGGGTGGAGATATCTTAGTAGCTAAAATTGGTTCATGTGGGAAAGCAGCAATCTATCCTGAAAATCTTCAATCTGCAATGATACCAGCAAATCTTTTAAAAATGACCGTTTACCCTGATATTAATAAACTATATGTATTTTATTTTCTAAATTCCAGATTTTTCAAAAAGGAATTGGAAAACATTACTACTGCAACTGCTCAACCTGCTTTCAATGTGACAAAATTCAGAAAATTACACCTCCCTCTTCCACCACTTCCTGAACAGTACCGCATTGTCAATAAAATTGAGGAACTTTTTACCAAGCTGGATGCTGGTGTTGATGCCCTTAAAAAGATAAAGATTCAACTCAAACGTTATCGACAGGTAGTTTTAAAAAATGCTTTTGAAGGCAAGCTCACCCAGCAGTGGCGAGAAGCTCACAAAGAAGAACTCGAACCCGCCTCAGTGTTATTAGAAAAAATAAAGGAACAACGTAAAAAGGGATCCAAAGAGAAATTTAAAGAACTGCCACCGATAGACACATCTGAATTACCTGAATTACCAGAGGGATGGGTGTGGACATTACTCGAAAATTGTGTAGAAATTTTAGATAACCAGAGAGTTCCAGTTAATTCAAAAGATAGAGAAAAGAGAAAAGGAGATATTCCATATTATGGAGCAACTGGACAAGTTGGCTGGATTGATGATTTTATATTTGATGATGAACTAATTTTATTGGGTGAAGATGGCTCTCCATTTCTCGACCCTCATAAATCAAAGGCTTATATCATCAGAGGTAAAAGCTGGGTTAATAATCATGCTCATGTTTTAAAAGCTATTTTTGGAGTAACAATCAACGCCATTTTGTGTCACTACCTTAATATTTTTGACTTCCATAATTATGTTTCTGGGACTACTAGATTAAAATTAAACCAATCTCAAATGAGACAAATACCAATCCCTCTCCCACCACTACTTGAACAGCACCAGATTGTTGTAGAAATCGAAAGTCGTCTTTCTGTGGCTGACCACTTGGATAAAGTTGTCGAGCAGAGCCTTAAACAGGCAGAAAAGTTACACCAGAGTATTTTGAAGCAGGCATTTGAAGGAAAGCTCGTTCCCCAGGACCCAACCGATGAACCAGCAGAAAAGTTGTTGGAAAGAATCAAGGTAGAAAAAGAGATCATGGGTTTAGCCTCTCAAAAATCCAGAAGAAAAAAATGA
- a CDS encoding transposase, with product MKYIQNLHHHRQPLRLKDYDYSQAGMYFITICTQNHGCLFGEIIEEKILLNEAGKMIEKWYVELINKFPDIEDYEYIIMPNHIHFIIHKIDQNKPDQQKMNNPRRGEPVCSPNICSRIDILPITNRADTQVRPYDDKNEKLNDEKNSMDLNCIGVDLGGHAGPPLRKIEKYDERITENKETGEYTMGSSIPKIVQWFKTMTTNEYIRRVKQDGWKPFNGRLWQRNYYEHIIRNEIELNQIREYIMNNPLKWLLDRENL from the coding sequence ATGAAATACATTCAGAATCTACACCATCACCGTCAACCGCTTCGTTTAAAGGATTATGATTATTCCCAGGCTGGGATGTATTTTATCACTATATGCACCCAGAATCATGGGTGTTTATTTGGGGAAATTATCGAAGAGAAAATACTTTTAAATGAAGCCGGAAAGATGATCGAAAAATGGTATGTGGAATTAATCAATAAATTTCCCGACATTGAAGATTATGAATATATCATTATGCCCAACCATATCCATTTTATTATTCATAAAATCGATCAAAATAAACCGGATCAACAAAAAATGAACAATCCCCGTAGGGGCGAACCTGTGTGTTCGCCCAATATATGTTCACGCATTGATATTTTACCAATCACAAATAGGGCGGACACGCAGGTCCGCCCCTACGATGATAAAAATGAAAAATTAAACGATGAAAAAAATTCAATGGATTTGAATTGTATTGGTGTTGACTTGGGCGGACACGCAGGTCCGCCCCTACGGAAAATCGAAAAATATGATGAACGAATCACGGAAAATAAAGAAACTGGTGAATACACCATGGGTTCATCCATACCAAAAATTGTGCAATGGTTTAAAACTATGACCACCAATGAATACATCCGTCGGGTAAAACAAGATGGATGGAAACCGTTTAACGGTAGATTATGGCAACGTAATTATTACGAACATATCATCAGGAATGAAATTGAATTAAACCAAATCCGTGAATACATTATGAATAACCCTTTAAAATGGTTATTAGATAGAGAAAATTTATAA
- a CDS encoding type I restriction-modification system subunit M — MANESATIVQRLWNYCNVLRDDGVSYGDYVEQLTYLLFLKMADEQTQPPYNKPSSIPQGLDWQSLIEKDGDALEIHYRHILESLGKEKGMLGVIFRKSQNKIQDPAKLKRLIELINDETWIGLDIDIKGDIYEGLLQKNAEDVKGGAGQYFTPRSLIKAMVEVVRPEPEQTICDPACGTGGFILAAHDFISQNFQLDIDQKKFLKFHTFKGKDIVDGVARLCVMNLFLHGIGGEESPIEVGDSLISDPGERFDIVLTNPPFGKKSSITIVNGVGKSDRETLVYERQDFWATTSNKQLNFLQHVKTITKMNGKVGIVVPDNVLFEGGAGETVRRKLLAECDVHTLLRLPTGVFYAQGVKANVLFFDRRPASEKPWTTKLWIYDLRTNMHFTLKTNPLKYEDLKDFIKCFKSENRMERKETERFKAFTYDELMQRDKVSLDIFWLKDESLEDSENLPSPDIIASEIVENLGSALEQFNGIYEDLEGEKT, encoded by the coding sequence ATGGCCAACGAATCAGCAACCATTGTTCAAAGGCTTTGGAACTACTGCAATGTCCTTCGGGATGATGGTGTCAGTTATGGTGATTATGTCGAACAATTAACCTACCTCCTATTTCTCAAAATGGCCGATGAGCAGACCCAACCACCCTATAACAAACCTTCGAGCATTCCCCAAGGACTTGATTGGCAAAGCCTTATAGAAAAAGATGGTGATGCCTTAGAAATCCATTATCGTCACATTCTCGAAAGCCTCGGTAAAGAAAAGGGTATGCTGGGGGTTATTTTCAGAAAATCTCAAAACAAGATTCAAGATCCAGCAAAACTCAAGCGTCTGATTGAGCTCATTAATGACGAAACCTGGATTGGCTTAGATATTGATATCAAGGGAGATATTTACGAAGGGCTTTTGCAGAAAAACGCTGAAGACGTTAAGGGAGGAGCAGGGCAGTATTTTACTCCTCGATCCCTTATTAAAGCTATGGTAGAAGTGGTCCGTCCCGAACCAGAACAAACAATCTGTGACCCTGCCTGTGGAACCGGGGGATTTATATTAGCCGCCCATGACTTTATTTCTCAAAATTTCCAATTGGATATCGATCAAAAGAAATTCTTAAAATTTCATACTTTTAAAGGGAAGGATATTGTTGATGGCGTCGCAAGACTCTGTGTCATGAATCTTTTTCTCCATGGTATTGGAGGAGAGGAAAGTCCTATAGAGGTTGGAGATTCTCTGATTTCTGACCCGGGAGAGAGGTTTGATATCGTCCTCACCAATCCTCCTTTTGGAAAAAAGAGCAGTATTACCATCGTGAATGGTGTAGGGAAATCAGACCGGGAAACTTTAGTCTATGAACGCCAGGATTTCTGGGCAACCACTTCTAATAAGCAACTGAATTTTCTTCAACACGTTAAAACCATCACCAAGATGAATGGAAAAGTCGGGATTGTCGTCCCTGATAATGTTCTTTTTGAGGGTGGTGCCGGCGAAACCGTCCGAAGAAAACTACTTGCCGAATGTGATGTTCATACCCTTTTGAGGCTTCCCACTGGAGTATTTTATGCTCAGGGAGTGAAAGCCAATGTCCTTTTCTTTGATAGAAGACCAGCCAGTGAAAAACCTTGGACGACGAAGCTCTGGATATATGATTTGAGAACCAACATGCATTTTACTCTTAAAACAAATCCCCTGAAATATGAGGATTTGAAGGATTTTATTAAATGCTTCAAATCAGAAAATCGAATGGAAAGAAAAGAAACCGAACGATTCAAAGCATTTACCTATGACGAATTGATGCAAAGAGATAAGGTAAGTCTCGATATTTTCTGGCTCAAAGATGAAAGTCTTGAGGATTCAGAAAATCTCCCATCTCCGGATATTATAGCGAGTGAAATTGTAGAAAATTTAGGATCAGCCTTAGAGCAGTTTAACGGTATTTATGAAGACCTGGAGGGTGAGAAAACATAG